The window GCAGCATCATGCCGCGCACCGTCATCGACTTCTCGCCGATGATCGCCAGCTTCATCTTGATCTTCGTCGCCCAGATTGCCGCTGGCGCCTCTTAAGGTCCGCCAAGCCGGCGCCTCAACTCGCCTTCGCCCATCCCCTCGATGCGCACGCGCTTCGTCCGGGACGCGCGCCCGGACACGATGGCGATGCCCGAAGACGGGACTCCGAGCGCGCCTGCCAGAAGCCGGCGCAGGGCCTCGTTCGCCTTGCTGTCGGTGGGCGGAGCCGTCACGCGCGCCACCAGCGCTCCTTCCCGCCAGCCACCTATCTCATCAGCCCGCGCGCGGGGAGTGAGCCGGACGAGGACGTAGGCAACGTCTCCGCCTTCGCTCACTTGCCGGCCCCTCCGTCACAGCGACGAAATACTGCCGTCACAGCCTGGGCTTGAGGAGTAATCACCTTGAGGATAGTATGCGGACGCTTGCGGCTTCGCGAGCCACCGACAGCGGCAGCGGGAGCGGCTGCCCCAGCAGCCGGAGGTCCGCCCTGGCTTCGCCGAACGGCGCATCTCACCGGTCGCGCCTAACGCCATCCCGCCTGCTCGCGGACCCCACCGCGCGCGGCCTGGCGCTGATCACGCTCGGCGTCGTGCTGCTACGGCTGCCGTCTTTCTTCGAGCCCCCTTGGCATACGGACGAGGGCATCTTCGCCGCCGTGGCCCAACGTGTCCTTTCTGGCGGCCACCTCTACGCCGACGCCTGGGAGAGCAAGCCCCCTCTCTTTCTGTACCTGTACGTAGCCATCTTCAAGGTCTTCGGCGCCGGCATATTCGGCCTGCGCTTCGCCGCCACCACCTTCGCGGTCCTGACGCACCTGGCGCTGTTCTTCGTGGCGCTGCGGTTCATGTCCCATCGTCGCGCGCTGCTCGCGGCCGCCCTGTGCGGCGTCCTCATCGGCGTGCCCTTCTGGGAGGGCACCCTGGCGCTCACCGAGACCTTCACGCTCCTGCCTTCGACGGCCGGCGCGCTCCTGTTCCTGCTCTGGGACGAGCGCCGGGCCGCGCTGAGGCCCCCTCAGCGACGCCTCAGCCTGGTCCGCGAGGACGGGCTGCTGTTTGCCGCCGGGCTCTGCTTCGGCGCGGCGTTCCTCCTGCGGCAGACCTCCCTCGCAGTGCCCGCCGCGGCCGGGGCCTGGGTGCTGTTCCGCGGCGGGCCCTGGCCTCGCGCCGCCCTGCTCTGCGCCGCGGGCGGCGCCGCCGTGGTAGTGCCGGTGGTGGCGGCTTTCGAGGCCTTCGGCGACCCGCACTGGTTCTGGGACGCCAACGTCGGCTTCTTCTTCAAATACGTGCCGTCCGGCCAGGAGCTACCTTTCGGCACCCGTCCGGTCATCGCCCTGCCCTTCGCCGTCACCTGCCTCGCCCTCGTCCTCTCCCGGCGCCGGAGCGAGCCGACACCGGCGTGGGCCCTGCCGGCCCTGTGGCTATGTCTCACGCTGGCCGGGGCGCTCCTCACGGGCCGGCCCTATTCGCACTACTTGCTGCAGACCTTCCCGCCGCTGGCAATGCTGATCGCGCTGGCGGCGCCCTCCCCGGCGCAAGTGCGGGATGCGTGGCGGCGGCGGCCGTCACCGCGGCCGGCGGCGCTGCTGGCGCCTGCCTCGCTGTTCGTGGCGTCGCTCCTCCTGCTCTGGGGCTATGTGGTCACGCCCATGTTCGAAGGCAACCCCTTTGCCATGCGCTACACCAGGGGACCCTCGTACTACCTGAACTTCGCGGCCTGGGCGGCCGGGCTCAGGAGCGAGCGCGCCTACAACGACTACTTCGACCGGCGCGTGGAGCACACGCGCGCCCTGGAGGAAGCGCTCGAGGGCCTGGGCGCTGCGGGCGAGAAAGTGTACATCTGGGGCGAGTACCCGTGGGTCTATCCTCTGGCGGCCGTA of the Dehalococcoidia bacterium genome contains:
- a CDS encoding DUF167 domain-containing protein, translating into MSEGGDVAYVLVRLTPRARADEIGGWREGALVARVTAPPTDSKANEALRRLLAGALGVPSSGIAIVSGRASRTKRVRIEGMGEGELRRRLGGP
- a CDS encoding glycosyltransferase family 39 protein; translation: MRTLAASRATDSGSGSGCPSSRRSALASPNGASHRSRLTPSRLLADPTARGLALITLGVVLLRLPSFFEPPWHTDEGIFAAVAQRVLSGGHLYADAWESKPPLFLYLYVAIFKVFGAGIFGLRFAATTFAVLTHLALFFVALRFMSHRRALLAAALCGVLIGVPFWEGTLALTETFTLLPSTAGALLFLLWDERRAALRPPQRRLSLVREDGLLFAAGLCFGAAFLLRQTSLAVPAAAGAWVLFRGGPWPRAALLCAAGGAAVVVPVVAAFEAFGDPHWFWDANVGFFFKYVPSGQELPFGTRPVIALPFAVTCLALVLSRRRSEPTPAWALPALWLCLTLAGALLTGRPYSHYLLQTFPPLAMLIALAAPSPAQVRDAWRRRPSPRPAALLAPASLFVASLLLLWGYVVTPMFEGNPFAMRYTRGPSYYLNFAAWAAGLRSERAYNDYFDRRVEHTRALEEALEGLGAAGEKVYIWGEYPWVYPLAAVKPATRYMTSFYVLLLPYLDVQLAGTLFAERPAYIVVMSDAKPRLREPSPIIDQRWLNATRGLETVIARDYQRVATVGRAQVYRRVPERPPVSSGITVPQALDDAGDSQ